The nucleotide sequence AAGGGCAGGGAGAGGTGTGCTCTTGCAGCTGGGTGGCAGGGGGGCCTCCTCTGGTCCTCCCTCCACTGTGCTGGATAGATGGAGATGGGGACGGTTGCTGGCCACTTGGCAAGGCTTTGAAGCCTCTCTGCAAGCTGAGAGCTACTGTAGACAGAGGCCCTGTTGGGTgtgagtggggagggtggggattCTGCCCTGTGCTTGTGGGAGTCGCTCAGCAGCCTCCACTACAGGCTGCAAACCCCACAGCCTCTCCAGGGCCCAGACCTGTTGAGAACCAGCTGTGTGTTGGGGGCCCTCAGTGCCGTCctcaccctctccctctcttccccagcGAAATTTTCCCCTACCTTGTGGTGGTTATTGGGTTAGAGAACGTGTTGGTGCTCACCAAGTCCGTGGTCTCAACCCCAGTGGACCTCGAGGTGAAGCTGCGCATCGCCCAAGGTAATATAGTGGGGAGTCAGGAggatggggcgggggaggggcccgTTTTATGCTTCCTCCTGCTGAGGAAACAGGGACCCCCAGCATAATATGGCCTCCATTGCTCTGGCCTCTCACATAATATGGAGTGGGCCTAGCAGCTTGTTAGCACATGCCCCGAGGAACCATGGAGTCACTGGACTATACTTTGTCCTGGTTCATGTGTCAGTAAGAAAGCAAACCGGACTCTGCTATGGGGCTTGGTGTTTGGTGGCCCTTCATCCAGGCTGGCACctggtgttttctctttttgcctcacTCCACCACACTAGGCCCAGGCCCATGGGGCTGGTCACTTCAGAGATGCTACCTCCACAGCTACCAGAAAAGCCCCTGTGGCCTCagtggcaggagctggggagctggggttCTGGGGAAAGTGAGAACAAAGAGCCTAGGCCTGGAGGTCTGAACTCTTGTGCCTCTTCCACCTAACCCCATTATCTGTGGGAAAGGAGCTGGAGACAGGCTGTTCATTCATTTGGCGAACCTTTGTGAGCTTCTGTGAGAGGCCGGGCCCTGTGCTAGATGTGGAGTTCTGAGGAGATGAGGGGAAATGGCCCCTACCCCCTGGGTGCTCAGAGCCTTACGCATGCGACCATGTGATAGCATGAGGCCCAGGGACTTGCCGTGGGGAGGGGCTTGTGGAAGAACACAGCTAGCTCTCCCGTCCCCAGAGCCCTTCTGCACGTGGCAGGTAGACACACTCATGCTGTCCCTGTGCAGACGAGACAAGGACAGCATGTGAGGCTGGATGTGCCAGAGTGGGGAACAGTTGGCTTTCGTCTTGGGTTTGCtcatctcagcatctgcttctcccttcctttgATGGTTATAGCTCTCCCCTGTACCCTCCAAGACCCCTCTTACCTGCAGCAGCTGTGCAGTGATGGCAGCACCTTGGAACCCAGGCATTGGCAGTCCTGAGGATTGGGCACTTTTGTAGAATAGTTGCCGCAGAAGGCTGGGCACCCTCCCCGTGCCTCCATCCTCTGAGGACCACGAGGTTGTGTGCAGACAAAGGTTATGTATTGGCCCAATGGTCCTCTTGTTGTCCTCTGCAGGCCTAAGCAGTGAGAGCTGGTCCATCATGAAGAAcatggccacagagctgggcatTATTCTCATTGGCTACTTCACCCTAGTGCCCGCTATCCAGGTAAGGCCCCAAGGCCTGCCACTTGGGTGAgcgtggaaccacctgctgggttCCCCAGCTGTGCAGCCATGCACAGGGTGCACCCCTCTCAATGCAGACTCCCTTGTCTATGAGACGGGACCTCTTTGCTGCCAAGATGGTTGTTAACATGCATAAGGTGTTCCTGGCATGCCTGGTTGAGCAGAAATACTTAGTAAGCCCTGGCTGGGTTATGGGATTGAGCTCCCAGCCCATCAGGCTCTGCCTTTGACCTTGTCCTCTTATGCTCTCTCATTCAGCCAAGTGGCAGGAGGGGGCTTGGTGGGCTCAGTGGAGGCTGGTGGCTGGCTGTGCAGTTGCAGTCAGACCTAGTTTCCTGTTTCTCAGGCAGAAACACTGTGGGGCCCCTGAACTGGTCCTGTCTTTCCTGGCACTAGTCCTGACCCACAGCTGCAGCTTCCAGACACATGGCTTCCCTGTAGGAGGGCCACTCCCCATTGCCCAGAGTGGCCCCTGTTCTTGCAGAGTGCCCTCACTCAACTGTGagcagaggtggaggtggagttGGAAGCCCAGACTGTTGCTGACCATTCTGGAAGGAGCTGCTCGAAGGGGGTGATGCatcatctcctccttcctcctctcccagggctgGCAGGCCTGCTGAGGAGTGAGATGAGTGGAGAGCATAAGGGCTCCAGGCTTTTCCCCCAGATGTCCCAGAGGGCATCTGCAGGCCATGGTGCAGTCTTGGGATATTAGAGCCATCATGACTACTACGCCATCATGTGCTAGATCCTTCATCTTACCCCAGATTTGAGTAAAAGCTGTGGTGATGCACCAGAAGTCTCAAacaagggcaggggagggaaacTTAAATCTGCGAAAATTCCATCTATCAACAGAGCTTGGGGAGCAAAGGGACCACCGTTTTTCAGTTTTAGGGCAGAATTAATTCCCTCCCGCCCCCTCTCCCCTGCTTCGTTGGTCCAGTGCCATCTCTGGCCAGGGACTTTTCTGAGAGCCCCAAAATCAGGTCATCCCTGGGCTCTGGGTAGGTGGTGGTCCATCGCAGTTGAGCAGGTCCAGGGGCTCAGTGGGGAGGGCCTTTTGGGTGGCAGGCTGATGCGGCTCAGAGCTTTCCAAGTTGGAGCAGGCCCCCCTCTCTCGGGGGATCAGGAGATTCAGGGAGAGCACCCACCCTTCAGCCTTCTCTGAATAAAGGTGTGAGGAGGtctctgctgccccctggtggggagggagggagggagccgcTGGCACTGTCCCTCCTTGGCCACTCCCAGATTCAGAACTACTAGtatctcttttctttatctctgctgTGCCCCGCCTGCCACTGCCCTGCAGATTCTGAGGTGCCCACAGGCAGGGAGGGAACTGCTTCTCTAGGGTGCTAGGCCATGAGGTCATGGTGTCCCCTTATCTGCTCTAATTCCAGGAGTTCTGTCTCTTTGCTGTCGTGGGCCTGGTGTCTGACTTCTTCCTTCAGATGCTGTTTTTCACCACTGTCCTGTCCATTGACATTCGCCGGATGGAGGTAGGAGTGGGCTGAGCCCTGCCCCATccacctcctcctcagccctggcTGTGCTCAGGGGATCTTGGGTGAGAGAGGTACAGACCTTGGGCAGGGACAGTAGCCCCGTGTGGGCAGCCTCTGGACGGCGGCCTTGGGTCCTGACCACTGCACCCCCAACAGCTAGCCGACCTGAACAAGCGCCTGCCTCCTGAGGCCTGCCTGCCCCCAGCGAAGCCAGTGGGACGGCCAGCACGCTTCGAACGGCAACTGGCTGTGCGGCCATCCACACCCCACACCATCACACTGCAGCCATCCTCCTTCCGAAACCTGCGGCTTCCCAAGAGGCTGCGTGTCGTCTACTTCCTGGCCCGCACCCGCCTGGCTCAGCGCCTCATCATGGtacctgcctgccctgccctgccctgccctgccctcctctgagGGCCAGTGCTCAATTCTCTCTTGAATTTGACACTATGCCTTGGAGagggcactgctcctcaggccctGTGGCCTCTTGAAGCCTGGCTTTGGGAAGCTGCCCACCATACCATCCTGCCTTGAGATGGTAAACCTACTTCTGGGAGAAGCAGCCCTGGGGTCGTCATGTTGAGGAGTCATCATCTCCCCAAGATGACCCAGGATAGAAACCTGCTAGACGGGCTGCTCTGGGGTGGAACCACCATGGTTCCCTGAGTCAGGGTTCATCAGCTGCTACATGTACAGGCATCAGAAAATGCTGGGCAAAATAATTCACCTGCTGGACTGGCTGCTGGCCACCAGTGCCTCTCCCAAGGAGTTGAAGTGAGAGGGAAGCAAGGCTGAGGCCCTCTGAAGACTGGGACCTGTGGGTGTCTTTGGAGCAGTCAGGCAGCTGGTCCCTCTGGCCATGCTGACTGTGGGAATGGCAGCAGCTTTCTGGCCCCAGCTGAGATGGGCGTTAGGGATAGAGAAATTCTCTCTCAAACTCCAGGGTGCTGCTCTGTATTTCCAGGCTAAGAAACTCAAACCCTGATCATGGAAAGGACATTAGGTCCCTCCAATGACAACTGGCCTCAGGTCGTAGTGGGATGACTTGGGGTGGGCAGAAGGGAAGGACAGATAGGGGCCtgtgtcctctccccacccccaggcctgagGTCCCCGTGCTGCCTCCTTCTAGCATGAGGGCCAAGGCTGCTGTGCCGTGGGGCTGCCTGTTCCTCCCAGAGGCCCCGCTGAGCGCCCAATGCCCCACTGCAGGCTGGCACTGTTGTCTGGATCGGCATCCTGGTGTACACAGACCCAGCAGGGCTACGCACCTACCTTGCTGCCCAGGTGACGGAACAGAGCCCACTGGGCGAGGGCGCCCTGACTCCAATGCCTGTGCCTAGTGGCGTGCTGCCTGCCAGCCACCCGGACCCTGCATTTTCCATCTTCCCACCTGATGCCCCTAAGTTACCTGAGAACCAGACATTGCCAAGAGAGCCACCCGAGCCTGGGGGTCCAACAGAGGGCATCCATGATAGCCCAGTCCCAGAGGTAACCTGGGGGCCTGAGGATGAGGAACTTTGGAGGAAATTGTCCTTCCGCCACTGGCCGACACTCTTCAGCTATTACAACATCACACTGGCAAAGAGGTGAGTTGCGCTGTACCAGTAGTCACCTCTTCACTTGGTGGTGTCACCTCACCGTCTCCAGAGCATTCCTTCCCCCTCAGGCGGGAGACCCACTGCTTGGAAGTCTGTTTcctttcaaataattaaataccCATAAGGTTGTGAAGTAGGAACCAGTGCTCCAGGCAGCCACAACCTAAGACAGtggccctgggccctgctctgGGGAGTCTTGGGTTGCTGCCAGCGCCTTGGCCAGAATGAGATCCACCCACTTGCTgctgcccactctgtgccaggatGGGTGATGGAGACAGCCCACACTGCAGTGATGGCTGCTTGGGTGCTGGTGTCTGTGACAAAACAAGGTTGGGGTaccagagctgggctggggaggggcccacCTCTCTCCTCACCACCCATGCTGAGAAGACTGTACTGAGAGGGTGGTGGTCTCGGAATCTGGCAGCTCCAGCTGAGTCCTGCATGGAGAGTAGGGAGTGGactggggcagcagcaggagggacCCTTCTGAGGGCATCCCCACTGAGGCTGCCCACCTGCCCGGTCCCAGGTACATCAGCCTGCTGCCTGTGATTCCGGTCACACTCCACCTGAACCCGAGGGAGGCCCTGGAGGGGCGGCATCCTCAGGACGGCCGCAGTGCCTGGCCCCCGCCACAGCCTGGGCCGGGTGGGCTCTgggaggccagccccaaggggccAGGTGTGGTGCAGGCCCACGGAGACATCACTCTGTACAAGTAaggcccctgggggagggggtggcggtGGGAGGGCCAGGGCATGCCTCACCACCATCCCACCTGGCACAGGGTGGCGGCGCTCGGCCTGGCTGCAGGCATCATCCTCGTGCTCCTGCTGCTCTGCCTTTACCGCGTGCTCTGCCCACGCAATTATGGGCAGCCTGGTGGTGGGCCCGGCCGTCGGCGGCGTGGGGACTTGCCCTGTGACGACTATGGCTATGCACCGCCTGAGACCGAGATTGTGCCCCTGGTGCTGCGTGGTCACCTCATGGTGAGTGTGgcctgggggctgtgggggcgCCTGGGGCCCTGGACCGTGCTGACGCCAGTGCTCATGTTTCGTGTCACACGCCCACAGGACATTGAATGTCTGGCCAGCGATGGCATGCTGCTGGTGAGCTGTTGCCTGGCAGGCCACGTCTGCGTATGGGATGCACAGACTGGGGACTGCCTCACACGCATCCCACGCCCGGGGTACGTGCCACCTTTCCATGCCCTGTCCCCgtctcctgccccacctcccactcctACCATTCCCTGCCATCCCCTGCCATCATTCCCTGCCATCCCCTGCCACCCCACCACTGTCCTTACTCTGCCCTCCTGGCCCCCCACCTCCAGCAGGCAGCGCCGGGACAGTGGTGTTAGCAGCGTGTTCGAGGCTCAGGAGAGCTGGGAACGACTGTCAGATGGCGGGAAGGGTGGCCCAGAGGAGCTTGGGGACAGCCCTCCACTGCAGCACCGCCCCCGGGGCCCTCTACCACCTTCCCTCTTCGGGGACCAGCCGGACCTCAGCTCCTTGATTGACACCAACTTCTCAGCGCAGACGCGGCTCTCAGAGCCCGCTCAGCCAGAGCCCCGGCACCGGGCAGGCTGCGGCCGCACTCGGGACTCCCCAGGCTATGACTTCAGCCGCCTGGTGCAGCAAGTGTACCAGGAGGAAGGGTTGGCTCCCATCCACTCACCAGCCCTGCGCCCACCCTCACCTGGACCTGCGCTGCTCCAAGCCCCTGAGGATGAGGCGGGCTCTCCTTCCGAGAAGGGCTCCCCTTGTCTTGCCTGGGCCCCCAGCGCAGACGGCTCCATCTGGAGCCTGGAGCTGCAGGGCAACCTCATCGTGGTGGGGCGGAGCAGTGGCCggctggaggtgggcagagggactggaggtgggcagaggggccGTCCACTTGGGGCTTGTGGGCCTTCCCAGCCCGCAGGTGCTCACAGCTTCTGGGCTTGCAGGTATGGGATGCCATCGAGGGCGTGCTGCACTGCAGCAGCGAGGAGGTCTCCTCGGGCATCACAGCCCTCGTCTTCCTGGACAAAAGGTGAGATTGCTAGATTGCCTGCCTCAACCCCAGACATCCCCAGCCCATCCTGGCCAGGCCATACTCAgaggtttgagtcctggctccccTTTGCTGGTATGTGACTTGACTTCCCTTCTCGGTGCCCAGCCCCACACCTGTGAACAGCGGGTAGTCCACCTCAATGGGAGGGGTGACAACTAAAAAGAGTTAACTGGTAGGAAGCATGTAGAATAGGGCCTGGCACACGCTGAGCTCCCAGGACCCTTAACCACTGTGACAGTGGGGAGTGGGTACACTGTTTTCCTTTCTCACCTTTGTGAAGCCAGCATATCTCTAATTGCCCTGTCAATACTGACCTTTCTTGGTTTCTTGGCTGCATTTTCAGTTACAGAAAAGTGCATTTTCAAAAGAACCTTCTTGTTAGaacatttctttccctttgatACTGGACACTATTCTCGCCTCCCTCCTCAGCGCGCCTCTTGGCTGTGGGTGTTCCCAGGGCTCCATCTGCACACACTCCCTGTGAAGGTCCCAGCCACCCAGACTTTGGGCTCCCACCTCTGGGCTCTTAAACCCAGGTCTCACCCATGACCAGGAGCCTCCTGCTGAGCGCTTCACCTGCTTGTCTCATGCTGGCTCTTCCTTCCAGAGTCTCTGACCATTTGTGGCACCACCATCTAGGCTAGagcttgaggtttttttttttccttggggtAGGAGGAACCCCTTGTCCTcagttctctcaatttttgttggCTGCTGCTGTCATTCCTGCCACCATCAGGCTTCTTGCACAGGCCTTGTCCTCCAGCCTGTCCTCCAGCCTGGCCAAGTTCATTAGGTTCCCCACGATTGGAAATTCTTCCTTGctgcttgttttgtttccagttttagggAAAGCCCACGGGCTCAGCCCAACCCCCAAAGTTCCTGATGACCACGGTCTCTCCTCCTTGCCCTCCCCTTTCCTGTACACTGGGCCTTCCgcagctctgccctgggccctTCCAGTTCATGGGTGGAGGTTATAGACGTGCATTGCCTTTTGCTGGAGTAAGATTTTGAGCCCACTCACTTCGAGGCTTTGGGGTCACTGGACAAATGTCCCCATCTCTGCCTGTCAAACCTGTGCCTAGGGATTTCTGGGCAATGGAGAGAATCCTTTGTGGAAAAAGGAAAtggagttggggctggccctgtggcctagcggttaagttcggcacactccactttagtggcccaggtttggttcctgggcacggacctacacaagtcgtcagtggccaggctgtggtggtggctcacagacagaatagaagaagattggcataggtgttagctcaggcgaatcttgctcagcaaaaaaaaaaaaaaaagacgggaaaaggaaaatggaataggTGGTGCTTGGGTTAAAGCTGCTTTTATGTGATAGAGACAGCAGTACCTCCTGTGGCAGCAAAACGCAGCCCCACCTCAGGTCCTATTTCGCCGCTTCAGAAGGCTTTCCTTTAGCTCCAGGCTATGAAGTGGAACCTTccacatgcttttttttttttttttcctggtttacaATCTTAGGTGATGTTCCTCAGGtatcattttatgtatattagctcatttactcCTTGTGACCACTTTGTGAGTTGGGTACTCAATTGAGGACAACCTGTGAggttgtccccatttcacagatgaagaaactgaggcacagattaATAATTAGAGTTGCAACCTGGGCCCTCCAGTTTCAGCATCTGTTCCACAGCACGTCCTTCCCTCTTGGCCATGGTCCCTCATGTCTCTGTTGTTCCCACATGCTCAGTGGAGCTGAGCCTGTCAAGTACCCATGGTGCCCGGCCTCAAGGCTGGGGGCTCTGAGGGAGATCCCCCTGGTAGCTGCTCTTGTCTTCCAGGATTGTGGCTGCCCGGCTCAACGGTTCCCTCGATTTCTTCTCCTTGGAGACCCACACTTCCCTCAGCCCCCTGCAGTTCCGAGGTcagagggcctgggctgggcaggggcctgcACCTGGTGGGTGAAGTGCAGGGGCTGCTTGTAAGGTGTCTTCTCAGAGATCCCTCACTTGGCCTGTTGTCCCCAGGGACCCCAGGGCGGGGCACTTCCCCTGCATCCCCCGTGTACAGCAGCAGTGACACTGTGGCCTGTCGCCTGACCCACACAGTGCCCTGTGCACACCAGAAACCCATCACAGCCCTGAAGGCCGCTGCTGGGCGCCTTGTGACTGGGAGCCAAGACCACACCCTGAGAGTGAGTGTTGGCTCCGTCTTTTAGGTGCTAGGGTGGCCTAGCACAAGGGATGAGGAGCATTTGGGGTCGGTCGGGGAGAGGCTAGAGGTGTCCTGGATGAACCGTGGAAGGGATTTCTTGGCCAAACTGTAATTTGGAAAACACCAGATTGTCCAGAACTTGATGCCCATCCCTGCCCCAGGTGTTCCGTCTGGAGGACTCGTGCTGTCTCTTCACCCTGCAGGGCCACTCAGGGGCCATCACAACGGTGTACATTGACCAGGTAAGGGGCTGATGGGGAGCTGTGGGAGGGGTGCAGGAGTACTATGCCAGGCCCATTGCTCTTGTTTCTGACTCCTGGGAGCTGGCCCCCAAGGGCCTTCTGGGATGTAGTGGGAGGG is from Equus przewalskii isolate Varuska chromosome 15, EquPr2, whole genome shotgun sequence and encodes:
- the SCAP gene encoding sterol regulatory element-binding protein cleavage-activating protein isoform X5, with protein sequence MKDYAPPPVSSDHKPREPNEQPEWYVGAPVAYIQQIFVKSSVSPWHKNLLAVDVFRSPLSRAFQLVEEIRNHVLRESSGTRSLEDVCLQVTDLLPGLRKLRNLLPEHGCLLLSPGNFWQNDRERFHADPDIIRTIHQHEPKTLQTSATLKDLLFGVPGKYSGVSLYTRKRMVSYTITLVFQRYHAKFLSSLRTRLMLLHPSPNCSLRAESLVHVHFKEEIGIAELIPLVTTYIILFAYIYFSTRKIDMVKSKWGLALAAVVTVLSSLLMSVGLCTLFGLTPTLNGGEIFPYLVVVIGLENVLVLTKSVVSTPVDLEVKLRIAQGLSSESWSIMKNMATELGIILIGYFTLVPAIQEFCLFAVVGLVSDFFLQMLFFTTVLSIDIRRMELADLNKRLPPEACLPPAKPVGRPARFERQLAVRPSTPHTITLQPSSFRNLRLPKRLRVVYFLARTRLAQRLIMAGTVVWIGILVYTDPAGLRTYLAAQVTEQSPLGEGALTPMPVPSGVLPASHPDPAFSIFPPDAPKLPENQTLPREPPEPGGPTEGIHDSPVPEVTWGPEDEELWRKLSFRHWPTLFSYYNITLAKRYISLLPVIPVTLHLNPREALEGRHPQDGRSAWPPPQPGPGGLWEASPKGPGVVQAHGDITLYKVAALGLAAGIILVLLLLCLYRVLCPRNYGQPGGGPGRRRRGDLPCDDYGYAPPETEIVPLVLRGHLMDIECLASDGMLLVSCCLAGHVCVWDAQTGDCLTRIPRPGRQRRDSGVSSVFEAQESWERLSDGGKGGPEELGDSPPLQHRPRGPLPPSLFGDQPDLSSLIDTNFSAQTRLSEPAQPEPRHRAGCGRTRDSPGYDFSRLVQQVYQEEGLAPIHSPALRPPSPGPALLQAPEDEAGSPSEKGSPCLAWAPSADGSIWSLELQGNLIVVGRSSGRLEVWDAIEGVLHCSSEEVSSGITALVFLDKRIVAARLNGSLDFFSLETHTSLSPLQFRGTPGRGTSPASPVYSSSDTVACRLTHTVPCAHQKPITALKAAAGRLVTGSQDHTLRVFRLEDSCCLFTLQGHSGAITTVYIDQTMVLASGGQDGAICLWDVLTGSRVSHMFAHRGDVTSLTCTTSCVISSGLDDLISIWDRSTGIKLYSIQQDLGCGASLGVISDNLLVTGGQGCVSFWDLNYGDLLQTVYLGKNSEAQPARQILVLDNAAIVCNFGSELSLVYVPSVLEKLD
- the SCAP gene encoding sterol regulatory element-binding protein cleavage-activating protein isoform X4 — encoded protein: MTLTERLREKISQAFYNHGLLCASYPIPIILFTGLCILGCCYPLLKLPLPGTGPVEFTTPMKDYAPPPVSSDHKPREPNEQPEWYVGAPVAYIQQIFVKSSVSPWHKNLLAVDVFRSPLSRAFQLVEEIRNHVLRESSGTRSLEDVCLQVTDLLPGLRKLRNLLPEHGCLLLSPGNFWQNDRERFHADPDIIRTIHQHEPKTLQTSATLKDLLFGVPGKYSGVSLYTRKRMVSYTITLVFQRYHAKFLSSLRTRLMLLHPSPNCSLRAESLVHVHFKEEIGIAELIPLVTTYIILFAYIYFSTRKIDMVKSKWGLALAAVVTVLSSLLMSVGLCTLFGLTPTLNGGEIFPYLVVVIGLENVLVLTKSVVSTPVDLEVKLRIAQGLSSESWSIMKNMATELGIILIGYFTLVPAIQEFCLFAVVGLVSDFFLQMLFFTTVLSIDIRRMELADLNKRLPPEACLPPAKPVGRPARFERQLAVRPSTPHTITLQPSSFRNLRLPKRLRVVYFLARTRLAQRLIMAGTVVWIGILVYTDPAGLRTYLAAQVTEQSPLGEGALTPMPVPSGVLPASHPDPAFSIFPPDAPKLPENQTLPREPPEPGGPTEGIHDSPVPEVTWGPEDEELWRKLSFRHWPTLFSYYNITLAKRYISLLPVIPVTLHLNPREALEGRHPQDGRSAWPPPQPGPGGLWEASPKGPGVVQAHGDITLYKVAALGLAAGIILVLLLLCLYRVLCPRNYGQPGGGPGRRRRGDLPCDDYGYAPPETEIVPLVLRGHLMDIECLASDGMLLVSCCLAGHVCVWDAQTGDCLTRIPRPGQRRDSGVSSVFEAQESWERLSDGGKGGPEELGDSPPLQHRPRGPLPPSLFGDQPDLSSLIDTNFSAQTRLSEPAQPEPRHRAGCGRTRDSPGYDFSRLVQQVYQEEGLAPIHSPALRPPSPGPALLQAPEDEAGSPSEKGSPCLAWAPSADGSIWSLELQGNLIVVGRSSGRLEVWDAIEGVLHCSSEEVSSGITALVFLDKRIVAARLNGSLDFFSLETHTSLSPLQFRGTPGRGTSPASPVYSSSDTVACRLTHTVPCAHQKPITALKAAAGRLVTGSQDHTLRVFRLEDSCCLFTLQGHSGAITTVYIDQTMVLASGGQDGAICLWDVLTGSRVSHMFAHRGDVTSLTCTTSCVISSGLDDLISIWDRSTGIKLYSIQQDLGCGASLGVISDNLLVTGGQGCVSFWDLNYGDLLQTVYLGKNSEAQPARQILVLDNAAIVCNFGSELSLVYVPSVLEKLD
- the SCAP gene encoding sterol regulatory element-binding protein cleavage-activating protein isoform X6, giving the protein MKDYAPPPVSSDHKPREPNEQPEWYVGAPVAYIQQIFVKSSVSPWHKNLLAVDVFRSPLSRAFQLVEEIRNHVLRESSGTRSLEDVCLQVTDLLPGLRKLRNLLPEHGCLLLSPGNFWQNDRERFHADPDIIRTIHQHEPKTLQTSATLKDLLFGVPGKYSGVSLYTRKRMVSYTITLVFQRYHAKFLSSLRTRLMLLHPSPNCSLRAESLVHVHFKEEIGIAELIPLVTTYIILFAYIYFSTRKIDMVKSKWGLALAAVVTVLSSLLMSVGLCTLFGLTPTLNGGEIFPYLVVVIGLENVLVLTKSVVSTPVDLEVKLRIAQGLSSESWSIMKNMATELGIILIGYFTLVPAIQEFCLFAVVGLVSDFFLQMLFFTTVLSIDIRRMELADLNKRLPPEACLPPAKPVGRPARFERQLAVRPSTPHTITLQPSSFRNLRLPKRLRVVYFLARTRLAQRLIMAGTVVWIGILVYTDPAGLRTYLAAQVTEQSPLGEGALTPMPVPSGVLPASHPDPAFSIFPPDAPKLPENQTLPREPPEPGGPTEGIHDSPVPEVTWGPEDEELWRKLSFRHWPTLFSYYNITLAKRYISLLPVIPVTLHLNPREALEGRHPQDGRSAWPPPQPGPGGLWEASPKGPGVVQAHGDITLYKVAALGLAAGIILVLLLLCLYRVLCPRNYGQPGGGPGRRRRGDLPCDDYGYAPPETEIVPLVLRGHLMDIECLASDGMLLVSCCLAGHVCVWDAQTGDCLTRIPRPGQRRDSGVSSVFEAQESWERLSDGGKGGPEELGDSPPLQHRPRGPLPPSLFGDQPDLSSLIDTNFSAQTRLSEPAQPEPRHRAGCGRTRDSPGYDFSRLVQQVYQEEGLAPIHSPALRPPSPGPALLQAPEDEAGSPSEKGSPCLAWAPSADGSIWSLELQGNLIVVGRSSGRLEVWDAIEGVLHCSSEEVSSGITALVFLDKRIVAARLNGSLDFFSLETHTSLSPLQFRGTPGRGTSPASPVYSSSDTVACRLTHTVPCAHQKPITALKAAAGRLVTGSQDHTLRVFRLEDSCCLFTLQGHSGAITTVYIDQTMVLASGGQDGAICLWDVLTGSRVSHMFAHRGDVTSLTCTTSCVISSGLDDLISIWDRSTGIKLYSIQQDLGCGASLGVISDNLLVTGGQGCVSFWDLNYGDLLQTVYLGKNSEAQPARQILVLDNAAIVCNFGSELSLVYVPSVLEKLD
- the SCAP gene encoding sterol regulatory element-binding protein cleavage-activating protein isoform X2, with amino-acid sequence MMQNTVHPLNNPQSWPRETIAVPLDVVHSRCGLASVQRETVSGRLPGKRTAKPSPAGRISGIFLTCFPVYGRGHSAHCSPNKMTGSYPLLKLPLPGTGPVEFTTPMKDYAPPPVSSDHKPREPNEQPEWYVGAPVAYIQQIFVKSSVSPWHKNLLAVDVFRSPLSRAFQLVEEIRNHVLRESSGTRSLEDVCLQVTDLLPGLRKLRNLLPEHGCLLLSPGNFWQNDRERFHADPDIIRTIHQHEPKTLQTSATLKDLLFGVPGKYSGVSLYTRKRMVSYTITLVFQRYHAKFLSSLRTRLMLLHPSPNCSLRAESLVHVHFKEEIGIAELIPLVTTYIILFAYIYFSTRKIDMVKSKWGLALAAVVTVLSSLLMSVGLCTLFGLTPTLNGGEIFPYLVVVIGLENVLVLTKSVVSTPVDLEVKLRIAQGLSSESWSIMKNMATELGIILIGYFTLVPAIQEFCLFAVVGLVSDFFLQMLFFTTVLSIDIRRMELADLNKRLPPEACLPPAKPVGRPARFERQLAVRPSTPHTITLQPSSFRNLRLPKRLRVVYFLARTRLAQRLIMAGTVVWIGILVYTDPAGLRTYLAAQVTEQSPLGEGALTPMPVPSGVLPASHPDPAFSIFPPDAPKLPENQTLPREPPEPGGPTEGIHDSPVPEVTWGPEDEELWRKLSFRHWPTLFSYYNITLAKRYISLLPVIPVTLHLNPREALEGRHPQDGRSAWPPPQPGPGGLWEASPKGPGVVQAHGDITLYKVAALGLAAGIILVLLLLCLYRVLCPRNYGQPGGGPGRRRRGDLPCDDYGYAPPETEIVPLVLRGHLMDIECLASDGMLLVSCCLAGHVCVWDAQTGDCLTRIPRPGQRRDSGVSSVFEAQESWERLSDGGKGGPEELGDSPPLQHRPRGPLPPSLFGDQPDLSSLIDTNFSAQTRLSEPAQPEPRHRAGCGRTRDSPGYDFSRLVQQVYQEEGLAPIHSPALRPPSPGPALLQAPEDEAGSPSEKGSPCLAWAPSADGSIWSLELQGNLIVVGRSSGRLEVWDAIEGVLHCSSEEVSSGITALVFLDKRIVAARLNGSLDFFSLETHTSLSPLQFRGTPGRGTSPASPVYSSSDTVACRLTHTVPCAHQKPITALKAAAGRLVTGSQDHTLRVFRLEDSCCLFTLQGHSGAITTVYIDQTMVLASGGQDGAICLWDVLTGSRVSHMFAHRGDVTSLTCTTSCVISSGLDDLISIWDRSTGIKLYSIQQDLGCGASLGVISDNLLVTGGQGCVSFWDLNYGDLLQTVYLGKNSEAQPARQILVLDNAAIVCNFGSELSLVYVPSVLEKLD